From a region of the Pectobacterium aquaticum genome:
- a CDS encoding tyrosine-type recombinase/integrase — protein MKLNARQVETAKPKEKPYKMADGGGLYLLVKTNGSRYWRLKYRIDGKEKLLALGVYPDVSLADARAKRDEARKGIAGGIDPLELKKEHKAEREAQVKNTFQQIALEWHSMKVKKWSVGYASDILEAFNKDIFPFLGQRPVADIKPLELLNVLKKIEARGATEKAKKVRQRCGEVFRYAIVTGRAEYNPAPDLTSAMQGHESTHYPFLTTEELPAFFKALAGYSGSELMVLAARLLIITGLRTGELRGALWSEIDTKKALWEISAERMKMRRPHIIPLSTQALAIIEQIRAMTGQFPLLFPGRNDPSKTMSEASINQVFKRIGYTGRVTGHGFRHTMSTILHEQGYNTEWIETQLAHVDKNAIRGTYNHAQYLDGRREMLQWYADYMVSLENGSNVVQGAFNRRG, from the coding sequence ATGAAGCTCAATGCCAGACAAGTCGAGACTGCCAAGCCCAAAGAGAAACCCTACAAGATGGCTGATGGCGGTGGCCTCTACTTATTGGTTAAAACTAACGGGTCACGCTACTGGCGTTTAAAGTATCGTATCGATGGAAAGGAAAAGTTATTGGCGCTGGGGGTATATCCCGATGTGTCTTTGGCTGATGCCAGAGCAAAACGTGATGAAGCTCGTAAAGGTATCGCTGGGGGTATCGATCCTTTAGAGCTTAAGAAAGAACATAAAGCTGAACGTGAAGCGCAGGTCAAAAACACCTTTCAGCAAATTGCGCTCGAATGGCACAGCATGAAAGTGAAAAAATGGTCAGTGGGGTATGCCTCTGACATTCTCGAAGCTTTCAATAAAGATATTTTTCCTTTTCTTGGTCAACGGCCTGTTGCGGACATTAAGCCATTAGAGCTTCTTAATGTGCTTAAAAAAATCGAAGCAAGAGGTGCAACAGAGAAAGCAAAGAAAGTGCGCCAACGATGTGGTGAAGTGTTTCGCTATGCCATCGTGACAGGCAGAGCTGAGTATAATCCTGCGCCAGATCTCACCAGTGCCATGCAAGGGCATGAGTCTACACATTACCCGTTCCTGACCACCGAAGAGCTTCCTGCCTTCTTTAAAGCCCTTGCTGGCTACTCTGGTAGTGAATTGATGGTGTTGGCTGCGAGATTGCTAATCATTACCGGCCTGAGAACAGGTGAATTGCGTGGTGCGTTATGGTCAGAAATCGATACCAAGAAAGCGCTATGGGAAATTTCTGCTGAACGCATGAAAATGCGCCGTCCCCATATCATCCCGCTATCTACCCAAGCGTTAGCTATTATCGAACAGATCAGAGCAATGACGGGGCAATTTCCTTTACTGTTTCCGGGCCGCAATGACCCAAGTAAGACCATGAGCGAAGCCAGTATCAATCAGGTATTTAAGCGAATTGGCTATACAGGCCGGGTTACGGGTCACGGCTTCCGTCATACCATGAGTACCATTCTTCATGAACAGGGCTACAACACCGAATGGATTGAAACCCAACTGGCGCATGTTGATAAGAATGCTATCCGTGGCACCTACAACCATGCGCAATACCTCGATGGCAGACGTGAGATGCTGCAATGGTATGCCGACTACATGGTAAGCCTTGAGAACGGAAGCAATGTGGTGCAGGGAGCGTTTAATCGGCGTGGGTAA
- a CDS encoding helix-turn-helix transcriptional regulator — MTTRKLIRLPEVMNKTGFSKAWIYRLISKGDFPKPIKIGIRACAFVESEIDEWIEQLIYSSRNTAA, encoded by the coding sequence ATGACAACAAGAAAACTTATTCGCTTGCCAGAAGTGATGAATAAAACAGGATTTAGCAAAGCATGGATCTATAGACTTATTAGTAAGGGTGATTTTCCTAAGCCGATTAAGATTGGAATAAGAGCCTGTGCCTTTGTTGAAAGTGAGATTGATGAATGGATTGAACAACTGATCTATTCATCACGCAATACAGCAGCATAA
- a CDS encoding ISAs1 family transposase — protein sequence MNLDTIKAHFSIIRDERQSAKVDYPLFDILFASICAVIAGGQGWTDIREYVLGHHDWFLKQGLFEKGVPVDDTFARLISNIEPAEFRDCFLAWMKAVHKLTCGEVVAIDGKTLRGSYDRDDRQSTIHMVSAYASANQLVLGQLKTDAKSNEITAIPALIQMLDLRGAIVTIDAMACQTKIAKAITSKGGDYLLAVKGNQGKLAAAIQAAFTPHRRAPIDRGISQVEKQKSRVEARTYHVLDASDMVGDFSAWLGLTSIVMVESYRAAKGKAPELEYRYYISSAKLTPEQAGDAIRAHWGIESMHWILDVSMREDACQIYRENAAENLAGLRHMALNMLRAEPTKISVPMKQKRCMMKPVFLEQVLMAGLTSMVKC from the coding sequence ATGAATTTAGATACCATCAAAGCGCATTTCAGTATCATCCGCGATGAACGACAAAGCGCAAAAGTGGATTACCCACTGTTTGATATTTTGTTTGCTTCAATCTGCGCAGTGATAGCGGGAGGCCAGGGCTGGACTGACATTCGTGAGTACGTTCTCGGCCATCATGACTGGTTCCTTAAACAGGGCTTATTTGAAAAAGGTGTGCCCGTTGATGATACCTTTGCTCGCCTAATTTCAAATATTGAGCCCGCTGAATTCCGCGATTGTTTTCTCGCCTGGATGAAAGCCGTGCACAAGTTAACCTGTGGTGAAGTCGTCGCTATTGATGGCAAGACTTTGCGCGGCTCTTATGACAGAGACGACAGGCAAAGCACCATCCATATGGTAAGTGCCTATGCCAGCGCCAACCAACTCGTATTGGGCCAGCTTAAAACTGATGCTAAAAGCAATGAAATCACCGCGATACCCGCGCTGATTCAGATGTTGGACTTGCGAGGTGCCATCGTGACAATTGATGCGATGGCCTGTCAGACCAAGATTGCCAAGGCGATTACGAGCAAAGGTGGCGACTACTTATTGGCAGTTAAGGGCAATCAAGGCAAGTTAGCGGCAGCGATACAGGCCGCTTTTACCCCACATCGGCGCGCGCCAATTGACAGGGGCATATCTCAAGTTGAGAAGCAGAAAAGCCGAGTGGAGGCACGCACTTACCATGTACTGGATGCCAGTGATATGGTTGGGGATTTCTCTGCCTGGCTCGGGCTAACCAGCATAGTCATGGTCGAAAGTTACCGCGCAGCAAAAGGCAAAGCGCCAGAGTTGGAGTACCGCTACTACATCAGTTCAGCCAAACTAACCCCAGAGCAGGCCGGAGATGCGATACGGGCCCATTGGGGTATCGAGTCCATGCATTGGATTTTAGATGTCAGTATGCGAGAGGATGCTTGCCAGATTTACCGAGAAAACGCCGCAGAAAACTTGGCAGGGTTAAGGCACATGGCGCTGAACATGCTCAGAGCCGAGCCAACGAAGATTAGCGTACCGATGAAACAAAAACGCTGCATGATGAAACCCGTGTTCTTGGAGCAAGTTCTTATGGCTGGATTAACGTCAATGGTTAAATGTTGA
- a CDS encoding plasmid mobilization protein has product MKTDRKRGRIELNHEERRDISIQFRVNKAEFGYLKELVEASGLERGHYIRKEILNAEPIIKRKMPEVNQKTYLQMSALGNNINQAVKKLNGNEHFNKNDVDKIMFNIKQVGRRLTEINKDLGYI; this is encoded by the coding sequence ATGAAGACAGATAGAAAGAGAGGACGTATAGAATTAAATCACGAAGAACGCAGAGATATATCTATACAGTTTAGAGTAAACAAAGCAGAGTTTGGGTATTTAAAAGAGCTTGTTGAAGCATCCGGCCTTGAAAGAGGCCATTACATCCGAAAAGAGATTTTAAACGCTGAACCCATCATTAAGAGAAAGATGCCAGAAGTTAATCAAAAAACATACTTACAGATGTCAGCTCTTGGTAATAACATAAATCAGGCCGTTAAAAAGTTAAATGGTAATGAACATTTTAATAAAAATGATGTTGATAAGATAATGTTTAATATAAAGCAGGTTGGCAGAAGATTGACAGAAATTAATAAAGATCTGGGGTATATATGA
- a CDS encoding IS3 family transposase (programmed frameshift): MKRVYPERKASILAKLLPPYNMTVAAVAQMEGISEATLYNWRNQAKSEGKPVPGAEKTTDQWSPEARFAVIVETATLSEAEVAEYCRKKGLYPEQLVQWKQGFMQTENPGDKAALKQSQKENKQLKKELLRKEKALAEAAAILVLRKKLTDLLRGNRRGRLTPEDERKQFIIWINEAVASGARLMIACREVNLSLRTLRRWQRSSRDRRPDAIRPVPLNQLSAEEESRIRDVCHEPEYASLPPSQIVPRLADKGLYLASESTFYRILRRSGEVHRRGRQIRQQKVSVPTTFTATGPCQVWSWDITWLPSVVRGRWFYLYMIIDLYSRKITGYEVHETESGEQAAALMQRSVMREGCWRQPLVLHADNGAAMKSQTLQMKLHELNITPSHSRPRVSNDNAYSESLFRTLKYVPQWPSSGFRTLIEARQWVDKFTRWYNEEHRHSGIRYVTPGQRHRGEDNVLLKQRDDLYRTAQKAHPERWSGKTRNWQSEGPVTLNPERETQAA; the protein is encoded by the exons ATGAAACGTGTTTACCCTGAACGAAAAGCCAGCATACTGGCAAAACTGCTACCCCCCTACAATATGACCGTTGCTGCTGTTGCACAGATGGAAGGAATATCCGAAGCTACCCTTTATAACTGGCGTAATCAGGCCAAATCAGAGGGAAAACCCGTGCCCGGTGCAGAGAAAACAACAGACCAGTGGTCACCAGAAGCGCGCTTTGCCGTGATAGTCGAAACGGCCACGCTCAGTGAGGCCGAAGTAGCAGAATATTGCCGTAAAAAAGGACTTTATCCGGAGCAACTTGTTCAGTGGAAACAGGGGTTTATGCAAACTGAAAATCCCGGTGATAAAGCAGCCTTAAAGCAAAGTCAGAAAGAAAACAAACAGCTAAAGAAAGAGCTTCTCCGTAAAGAAAAAGCCCTTGCGGAGGCGGCTGCCATACTGGTACTGCGAAAAAAGCTCACGGACT TACTACGGGGAAACCGACGAGGACGACTGACGCCGGAAGATGAACGGAAACAGTTCATCATCTGGATCAATGAAGCGGTAGCATCGGGCGCACGGCTGATGATTGCCTGTCGTGAAGTCAATCTGAGTCTGCGGACCTTGCGTCGCTGGCAGCGTTCTTCCCGTGACCGGCGACCCGATGCGATAAGGCCGGTACCGCTTAACCAACTGAGTGCTGAGGAAGAAAGCAGGATAAGGGATGTCTGCCATGAACCGGAATATGCCAGCCTTCCACCGTCCCAAATTGTGCCACGGTTGGCTGATAAAGGTCTTTATCTTGCCAGTGAGTCAACGTTTTATCGGATACTACGGCGGTCAGGTGAAGTGCATCGCAGGGGGCGTCAGATACGGCAACAAAAGGTATCAGTTCCGACAACATTCACGGCAACCGGGCCTTGCCAGGTGTGGTCCTGGGACATCACCTGGTTACCTTCGGTAGTGCGCGGTCGCTGGTTTTATCTGTATATGATAATCGACCTGTACAGCCGGAAAATCACGGGTTACGAAGTGCATGAAACGGAAAGTGGCGAACAGGCAGCAGCGTTAATGCAACGCAGTGTGATGCGTGAGGGATGCTGGCGTCAGCCACTGGTACTGCACGCAGATAATGGGGCAGCGATGAAATCACAGACCCTGCAGATGAAACTGCATGAGCTAAATATCACGCCGTCTCATAGCAGACCCCGTGTCAGTAATGATAACGCATATTCAGAGTCGTTGTTCAGGACACTGAAATATGTTCCACAGTGGCCGTCGTCGGGGTTCAGAACGCTGATTGAAGCTCGTCAGTGGGTGGATAAATTTACCCGCTGGTACAACGAAGAGCATCGTCACAGCGGGATACGATATGTGACGCCGGGACAGCGTCACCGTGGCGAAGATAATGTCCTGCTGAAGCAGCGTGATGACCTGTACCGGACGGCACAGAAAGCGCACCCGGAGCGCTGGTCAGGCAAAACGAGAAACTGGCAGTCGGAAGGTCCGGTAACACTGAATCCGGAGCGGGAAACACAGGCCGCTTAA
- a CDS encoding relaxase/mobilization nuclease domain-containing protein — MEGDNYADTEGEFKAVSSFRHDIKKPVFHAFISLPKNEHLTDQEWEEIAKDYLKEMNIDIEKHQYICVRHKDTDKDHIHIVANRVGLDGSVWHGQHSAFNTIAACERLEVKHGLTITQGLKGQKSDVSAPTKNEIEQALRIGEKPARIVLQNALQAALVGKPDLSTFVERLQAVGIEPAFNVASTGTVSGVSFGIKNNEKNIYFKGSQLGKKFR, encoded by the coding sequence ATAGAGGGTGACAACTATGCTGACACTGAGGGTGAGTTCAAAGCTGTAAGCAGCTTTAGACACGATATAAAAAAACCAGTGTTTCATGCATTTATATCTCTTCCCAAGAATGAACATTTAACAGATCAGGAATGGGAAGAAATAGCAAAAGACTATTTGAAAGAAATGAATATCGATATAGAAAAACATCAATATATTTGTGTGCGTCATAAAGATACTGATAAAGACCATATCCATATAGTAGCGAATCGTGTCGGCCTTGATGGTTCTGTATGGCACGGTCAGCACTCAGCATTTAATACAATAGCAGCTTGTGAACGTTTAGAAGTAAAGCACGGCTTAACCATTACACAGGGGCTTAAAGGTCAAAAATCAGACGTATCAGCACCAACCAAGAACGAGATCGAGCAAGCTCTCCGTATAGGTGAAAAACCAGCTCGAATCGTGCTACAGAACGCACTACAAGCGGCTTTAGTCGGTAAGCCTGATTTGTCCACGTTCGTAGAACGTCTGCAGGCTGTAGGCATCGAGCCAGCCTTCAACGTTGCTTCTACTGGCACCGTCTCTGGGGTGTCATTTGGTATCAAAAATAATGAAAAAAATATTTATTTTAAAGGCTCTCAGTTAGGCAAAAAATTTAGGTGA
- a CDS encoding protein-export chaperone SecB gives MNIQLKDNILDSFRLEKKESVIDEHKDELSFGFKPEFLEDELRSYSILFSIQFKHKEGATFDVVYRSRFSTDDDITSSFKKSPFIFVNSPAIAYPFLRAYIANIMLLSGYDPIMLPTVNFQKLYNDNKKEIVNTLSQ, from the coding sequence ATGAATATACAATTAAAAGATAATATATTAGATTCATTCCGACTTGAAAAAAAAGAATCTGTAATCGATGAACATAAGGATGAGCTTTCATTTGGTTTTAAACCTGAATTTCTAGAAGATGAACTTCGTAGTTATTCCATTCTTTTCAGCATACAGTTCAAGCATAAGGAAGGGGCTACTTTTGACGTTGTTTATCGATCGAGATTTTCAACAGATGATGATATAACCTCAAGTTTCAAAAAGTCGCCTTTTATTTTTGTAAACTCACCAGCAATAGCCTATCCTTTCCTAAGAGCTTATATTGCGAATATTATGTTGCTTTCTGGTTATGATCCTATAATGCTTCCAACCGTAAACTTTCAAAAACTATATAATGACAATAAAAAAGAGATAGTAAACACATTAAGCCAATAA
- a CDS encoding YhfG family protein, whose product MPNNTRPSLIVALEEKRDYYNQVKLKNYRDSMRLEGFNVEDTPLPPDKQEREALRKNLIAMYKADGCV is encoded by the coding sequence TTGCCAAACAACACGCGCCCCTCACTCATAGTGGCGCTGGAAGAAAAGCGTGATTACTACAACCAGGTGAAACTCAAAAACTATCGGGACAGTATGCGCCTTGAGGGATTCAACGTTGAGGATACGCCACTTCCCCCTGACAAACAGGAAAGGGAAGCACTGAGAAAAAATTTGATTGCCATGTATAAAGCGGATGGTTGTGTCTGA
- the tssB gene encoding type VI secretion system contractile sheath small subunit, giving the protein MAKGTDGASVAPKERINIKYVPATGGQQAEIELPLTLMIVGNMKGRTEETPIEERQTVSIDKNNFTSVMKEANLELNFSVPNRLEEESQDDLPVKLSIGGLNDFSPDRIAQQVPELRKLLDLREALVALKGPLGNIPSFRNRLQDLLSSEEAREQLLKELDLVKPAE; this is encoded by the coding sequence ATGGCAAAAGGAACTGATGGTGCATCTGTCGCACCAAAGGAACGTATTAATATCAAATATGTTCCGGCCACTGGTGGTCAGCAGGCGGAAATAGAATTGCCGTTGACGCTGATGATCGTGGGAAATATGAAAGGCCGCACAGAGGAAACGCCGATCGAAGAACGTCAGACCGTATCGATCGATAAGAACAACTTTACCTCAGTGATGAAAGAAGCAAATCTGGAATTGAATTTCAGTGTGCCAAACCGCCTTGAAGAAGAAAGCCAGGACGACCTGCCAGTGAAACTGAGCATCGGCGGTCTGAATGATTTCTCCCCTGACCGCATTGCCCAGCAGGTGCCTGAATTACGTAAGTTGCTTGATTTACGTGAAGCGCTGGTCGCGCTGAAAGGCCCCCTCGGCAATATTCCCTCATTCCGTAATCGTTTGCAGGATCTGTTGTCCAGCGAAGAAGCCAGAGAGCAGCTTTTGAAAGAGCTCGATCTGGTAAAACCCGCCGAATAA
- the tssC gene encoding type VI secretion system contractile sheath large subunit, with protein sequence MSIVEEQVQAGAASASGSLLDDIMAQARISPVDEGYSVAKQGIAALVANILDSGNAAEPVNKALVDSMIVELDKKLSKQIDVILHAKELQELESSWRSMKLLIDRTDFRENIKLLVLHATKEELLEDFEFAPEISQSGFYKHVYSSGYGQFGGQPIGGVIGDYALTQSSPDIKLMQYVSAVGAMAHAPFISSVAPTFFGVDRFTDLPSIKDLKSVFEGPAYTKWRSLRESEDGRYLGLTAPRFLARLPYDPVENPIKGFNYKEDISTNHEHYLWGNTAYLMGTALTDSFAKYRWCPNIIGPQSGGAITDLPVHVYEAMGQLQAKIPTEVLITDRREYEMAEEGFITLTMRKDSDNAAFFSANSVQKPKVFPNTKEGKEAETNYKLGTQLPYMFIINRLAHYIKVLQREQIGSWKERQDLERELNTWIKQYIADQENPPADVRSRRPLRAAQIKVLDVEGEPGWYQVTMSVRPHFKYMGANFELSLVGRLDKE encoded by the coding sequence ATGTCAATAGTTGAAGAACAGGTTCAGGCAGGAGCCGCCAGTGCTTCTGGATCGCTGCTTGATGACATCATGGCTCAAGCGCGTATCAGCCCGGTTGATGAAGGCTACAGCGTGGCTAAACAGGGCATTGCCGCGCTGGTTGCTAACATTCTTGATAGCGGTAACGCAGCAGAACCCGTGAACAAAGCGCTGGTCGATAGCATGATCGTCGAACTGGACAAAAAGCTCAGCAAGCAGATTGACGTTATTCTGCATGCGAAAGAATTACAGGAACTGGAATCTTCCTGGCGTTCGATGAAACTGCTTATCGATCGCACCGATTTCCGTGAAAACATCAAACTGTTGGTGTTGCATGCGACGAAAGAAGAGCTGTTGGAAGATTTCGAATTCGCGCCTGAAATCTCACAGTCTGGCTTCTACAAGCACGTGTATTCCAGCGGTTATGGCCAGTTTGGTGGTCAGCCTATCGGTGGCGTGATCGGTGACTATGCGCTGACGCAAAGCTCACCAGACATTAAGCTGATGCAGTATGTCAGCGCCGTTGGTGCGATGGCGCATGCGCCGTTCATCTCTTCCGTTGCTCCAACCTTCTTTGGCGTGGATCGCTTCACCGATCTGCCTTCCATCAAAGATCTGAAGTCCGTTTTCGAAGGCCCGGCCTACACGAAATGGCGCTCGCTGCGTGAGTCTGAAGATGGCCGCTATCTGGGGCTGACGGCACCGCGCTTCCTGGCTCGCCTGCCTTATGACCCAGTAGAGAACCCGATTAAGGGCTTCAACTACAAGGAAGATATCAGCACCAATCACGAACACTATCTGTGGGGCAATACCGCCTATCTGATGGGAACGGCGCTGACGGACAGCTTCGCGAAATACCGCTGGTGTCCGAACATCATTGGCCCGCAGAGCGGTGGTGCGATTACCGACCTGCCAGTACATGTTTATGAAGCCATGGGCCAACTTCAGGCCAAGATCCCGACTGAAGTCCTGATCACCGATCGTCGCGAATATGAAATGGCCGAAGAAGGCTTTATCACGCTGACGATGCGTAAAGACAGCGACAATGCGGCCTTCTTCTCGGCTAACTCGGTGCAGAAGCCGAAGGTGTTCCCAAACACCAAAGAAGGCAAAGAAGCGGAAACCAACTACAAGCTGGGTACGCAACTGCCGTACATGTTCATCATCAACCGTCTGGCGCACTACATCAAAGTGCTACAGCGTGAACAGATTGGTTCATGGAAAGAGCGTCAGGATCTTGAGCGTGAGTTGAATACCTGGATTAAACAGTACATCGCCGATCAGGAAAACCCGCCGGCAGATGTTCGTAGCCGTCGTCCTCTGCGTGCCGCACAAATCAAAGTGTTGGATGTAGAAGGAGAACCAGGTTGGTATCAGGTCACCATGTCTGTGCGCCCGCACTTCAAGTACATGGGGGCGAACTTTGAGCTGTCGCTGGTAGGGCGTTTGGATAAGGAATAA
- the tssE gene encoding type VI secretion system baseplate subunit TssE: MPSLSAWERGNAASLFDRIRGEERRSSPETEVEALIESVKRQLDNVLNTRPGNCRSAPELGVIDFNDATQGGADIRGKIREAIRQCICRFEPRIVHVDVNTSDYLSNPMEMSFQVTARVRLEDLEQVASFNIHMDSHRHYRMI, translated from the coding sequence ATGCCGTCTCTTTCTGCCTGGGAAAGGGGAAACGCGGCAAGTCTGTTTGATCGTATCCGTGGGGAGGAGCGTCGCTCCTCCCCTGAAACGGAAGTTGAAGCACTGATCGAGTCCGTTAAGCGTCAACTGGACAACGTGCTCAACACCCGGCCCGGAAATTGCCGCAGCGCACCTGAGCTTGGCGTGATTGATTTTAATGACGCGACGCAGGGTGGTGCGGACATTCGGGGGAAAATCCGGGAGGCGATCCGACAGTGTATCTGTCGCTTTGAACCTCGAATTGTTCATGTGGATGTCAACACATCGGACTATTTATCGAATCCGATGGAGATGTCGTTTCAGGTTACCGCCCGGGTCAGATTGGAAGATCTGGAGCAGGTTGCCTCTTTCAATATCCACATGGATAGCCACCGCCATTACAGAATGATCTGA